From the Primulina tabacum isolate GXHZ01 chromosome 3, ASM2559414v2, whole genome shotgun sequence genome, one window contains:
- the LOC142539212 gene encoding glucan endo-1,3-beta-glucosidase 14-like, whose amino-acid sequence MATATLFWVLLRLLIFSDSFLGSHCLGVGINYGQIANNLPSPSHVAYLIKSLNVTRVKLYDSAPNVLSTFANSNVEFVIGLGNEYLQMVTDPMQAQTWIQQNLQSYISQTKIKCINVGNEVLTGNDTQLMSYLLPAMQTVNNALANLGLDEEIYVTTAHSFGVLETSYPPSAGSFRQDLVEYIHSILNFHSQTGSPFFINAYPFFAYKDNPSEVSLDYVLFKSNPGTTDPGTNLRYDNMLYAQIDAVYAAINAAGYTNIQVKVSETGWPSKGDPNESGATPENARLYNGNLLERMEQNQGTPANPSEPVDVYFFALFNEDLKPGPASERNYGLYYPDGNPVYDIGFQGYLPRMDYSSSTKNVVSLIEALFVLIAFFTSFLVDVSFRIWWE is encoded by the exons ATGGCCACCGCCACTCTTTTCTGGGTTCTTCTTCGTCTCCTAATCTTTTCAG ATTCATTTCTTGGAAGCCACTGCCTCGGAGTAGGAATCAACTATGGCCAAATAGCCAACAATCTGCCATCCCCATCACATGTTGCTTATCTAATCAAATCTTTGAATGTAACGCGAGTGAAACTATATGATTCTGCTCCAAATGTACTATCAACGTTCGCGAACTCCAATGTTGAATTTGTCATCGGACTAGGAAACGAGTATCTGCAAATGGTGACCGATCCAATGCAGGCTCAAACTTGGATTCAACAGAATTTGCAATCATACATTTCACAAACCAAGATCAAGTGCATCAATGTGGGAAACGAAGTTCTTACCGGCAATGATACACAGTTAATGTCATATCTTCTGCCTGCAATGCAGACTGTGAACAACGCTCTTGCGAATCTTGGATTAGACGAGGAAATATACGTGACAACGGCTCATTCTTTTGGGGTTTTGGAGACTTCTTACCCACCTTCAGCTGGTTCATTTCGTCAAGATCTCGTCGAATATATACATAGTATCCTCAATTTCCATTCACAGACTGGGTCCCCATTTTTTATAAATGCGTATCCTTTCTTCGCTTATAAAGATAATCCTAGCGAAGTTTCACTTGACTATGTGCTTTTCAAGTCTAATCCTGGGACGACAGATCCTGGCACAAATTTGCGCTATGATAACATGTTGTACGCTCAAATTGACGCTGTTTATGCAGCAATCAATGCAGCTGGCTATACAAATATACAAGTTAAAGTCTCAGAGACAGGTTGGCCATCTAAAGGTGATCCAAACGAGTCTGGGGCGACACCAGAAAATGCTAGATTGTACAATGGTAACTTGCTTGAACGAATGGAACAAAATCAGGGAACACCAGCTAATCCatcagaaccagtagatgtttaCTTCTTTGCGCTCTTTAACGAGGATTTGAAGCCTGGTCCAGCATCTGAGAGGAACTATGGATTGTATTATCCCGATGGAAATCCTGTGTATGATATTGGGTTTCAAGGTTATCTCCCAAGAATGGATTATTCATCTTCTACGAAAAAT GTGGTTTCTTTGATTGAAGCTCTCTTCGTTCTCATTGCTTTCTTTACATCATTTCTAGTCGATGTTTCTTTCAGAATTTGGTGGGAATAG
- the LOC142539215 gene encoding uncharacterized protein LOC142539215, whose amino-acid sequence MADGWTDRKNRTLINFLVNGPRGTVFIESVDGSSYSHTGAKLFDLFDKYVQQIGAKNVVQIVTDSASANVLAGRHLEAQYPHLYWSPCAAHCLDLMLEDFVKLPHLKKVYGRAMMINGYIYNRPQVLNMMREFTRQKDTVRAGKTRFATVFLTLKRFQNHKASLRKMFTSEKWTTSRFAKEAPGKRATEVILMPSFWNAIIYAVKVGGPIVKVFRLVDGEKKPPMGYIYEAMDRAKEAIAGSFDHKEDKYKDIFAIIDHRWTIQLHRPLHAAGHFLNPEFFYSDSNIENDNEVVTGLYKCIARMCETEELQDKIMDQLPMYKRAEGLFGMPMAVRQRNKKSPAEWWLAYGCSTPELQVFAVKVLSLTCSSSACERNWSVFEHLHSKRRNRLEQKKLNDLVYIKYNRALRRRYDMRDTIDPISLADIDDSNEWLMGD is encoded by the exons ATGGCAGATGGATGGACTGATAGAAAAAATAGGACattgattaattttttggtaAATGGTCCTAGAGGGACTGTGTTTATAGAATCAGTGGATGGGTCAAGCTATTCTCACACAGGTgcgaaattatttgatttgttcGACAAATATGTGCAACAAATTGGGGCAAAGAATGTGGTTCAAATTGTTACTGATAGTGCAAGCGCAAATGTTTTAGCTG GACGTCATTTGGAAGCACAATATCCTCACTTATATTGGTCTCCATGCGCTGCTCATTGTTTAGATTTGATGCTTGAAGATTTCGTTAAGCTTCCTCACTTGAAGAAGGTATATGGAAGGGCAATGATGATtaatggatatatatataacagGCCCCAAGTTTTAAACATGATGAGAGAATTCACAAGACAGAAAGATACGGTTAGAGCAGGAAAAACTCGTTTTGCAACTGTTTTTTTGACTTTAAAGCGTTTTCAAAATCACAAGGCGAGTTTGAGAAAAATGTTTACATCTGAGAAATGGACCACTAGTAGATTTGCAAAGGAGGCACCGGGTAAACGGGCAACAGAGGTTATACTAATGCCTTCATTTTGGAATGCGATCATTTATGCTGTTAAAGTAGGTGGTCCTATTGTGAAAGTTTTTCGATTGGTTGATGGGGAAAAAAAACCTCCAATGGGCTATATTTATGAGGCAATGGATCGAGCTAAAGAAGCTATTGCTGGCTCATTTGATCACAAAGAGGATAAATATAAAGATATTTTTGCTATAATTGATCATAGGTGGACGATACAACTCCATCGACCTTTACATGCTGCTGGACATTTCTTAAACCCGGAGTTCTTCTATTCGGATTCTAATATAGAAAATGATAATGAAGTAGTAACGGGTTTGTATAAATGTATCGCTAGGATGTGTGAAACCGAGGAGCTACAGGATAAGATAATGGACCAATTGCCAATGTACAAAAGGGCCGAAGGACTTTTTGGGATGCCCATGGCAGTCAGACAAAGAAACAAAAAATCACCag CGGAATGGTGGTTGGCTTATGGGTGTTCGACACCCGAATTGCAAGTGTTTGCGGTGAAAGTTCTAAGCCTCACTTGTAGCTCATCTGCTTGTGAACGAAATTGGAGTGTGTTTGAACAT CTTCATTCCAAAAGAAGAAACAGACTGGagcaaaaaaaattgaatgatTTGGTTTATATCAAGTATAATAGGGCTTTGAGGCGCCGATATGATATGCGTGATACGATTGATCCTATTTCTTTGGCCGACATAGATGATAGTAATGAATGGTTGATGGGGGACTAA
- the LOC142539214 gene encoding proline--tRNA ligase, cytoplasmic: MAGKDGNSSSSKGKKKEVKKETGLGLSYKKDENFGEWYSEVVVNGELIEYYDISGCYILRPWAMSIWEIMQAFFDTEIKKMKIKNCYFPLFVSSGVLEKEKDHIEGFAPEVAWVTKSGNSELEMPIAIRPTSETVMYPYFSKWIRGHRDLPLRLNQWCNVVRWEFSNPTPFIRSREFLWQEGHTAFATKEEADTEVLDILELYRRIYEEFLAVPVIKGKKSEHEKFAGGLYTTTVEAFVPNTGRGVQAATSHCLGQNFAKMFEINFENEKGEKAMVWQNSWAYTTRSIGVMIMVHGDDKGLVLPPKVASVQVIVIPVPYKDANTQGIIDACAATVKSLDESGIRAEADFRDNYSPGWKYSHWEMKGVPLRIEIGPKDFANNQVRAVRRDNAAKIDIPMASLVEQVKDLLDNIQQSLFDVAKQKRDTCLQVAHTWEDFIEALGKKKMILAPWCDEEEVEKDVKARTKGDIGAAKSLCSPFDQPDLPEGTLCFASGKPAKKWTYWGRSY, translated from the exons ATGGCTGGTAAAGATGGCAACAGTTCTTCTTCCA AAGGAAAGAAGAAGGAAGTGAAAAAAGAGACTGGGTTGGGCCTTTCTTACAAGAAAGATGAAAACTTCGGAGAGTGGTACTCTGAG GTTGTTGTCAATGGTGAGTTAATTGAGTATTATGACATATCTGGATGTTATATTCTGCGTCCTTGGGCAATGTCTATTTGGGAGATCATGCAA GCCTTCTTCGATACcgaaatcaagaaaatgaaaataaaaaactgCTACTTCCCCCTGTTTGTTTCTTCTGGCGTCTTAGAAAAGGAGAAGGACCATATAGAGGGGTTTGCTCCTGAG GTTGCATGGGTGACAAAATCTGGAAATTCTGAGCTGGAGATGCCCATTGCCATTCGTCCTACCAGTGAAACCGTCATGTATCCATACTTTTCCAAGTGGATTAGGGGACATCGTGATTTGCCTCTGAGGCTCAATCAGTGGTGTAACGTTGTTAGATGGGAATTTAGCAACCCCACTCCATTTATCAG GAGTCGCGAGTTTCTTTGGCAGGAAGGTCACACTGCTTTTGCAACCAAAGAGGAGGCTGATACAGAG GTTCTTGATATTTTGGAACTCTATAGGCGTATATACGAAGAATTCTTGGCTGTTCCTGTTATTAAGGGCAAAAAGAGTGAGCATGAGAAGTTTGCTGGTGGGCTTTATACAACAACCGTTGAG GCTTTTGTCCCAAACACTGGACGTGGTGTGCAAGCTGCAACTTCACACTGTCTGGGCCAGAATTTTGCGAAAATGTTTGAGATTAATTTTGAGAATGAAAAAGGAGAAAAGGCTATGGTCTGGCAGAATTCATGGGCATATACTACTAGATCG ATAGGGGTGATGATAATGGTTCATGGTGATGATAAAGGCTTGGTGCTGCCTCCTAAAGTTGCATCTGTCCAAGTTATTGTAATCCCCGTGCCCTATAAGGATGCAAACACTCAGGGAATCATTGATGCATGTGCAGCCACTgtaaaatccttggatgaatctGGGATTCGTGCTGAGGCTGATTTTAGGGACAATTATTCACCTGGGTGGAAGTATTCTCATTGGGAAATGAAAGGTGTTCCTCTTAGGATTGAGATAGGACCAAAAGACTTTGCCAATAATCAG GTGCGTGCTGTTCGACGTGACAATGCTGCAAAAATCGATATTCCTATGGCTAGTTTGGTCGAACAAGTGAAAGACCTTCTCGATAATATTCAACAAAGTCTTTTTGATGTTGCAAAGCAAAAACGAGATACCTGCCTTCAGGTTGCGCATACCTGGGAAGATTTCATAGAAGCATTAGGGAAGAAGAAGATGATTCTGGCTCCATGGTGTGATGAGGAG GAGGTTGAGAAGGATGTGAAGGCCCGTACAAAGGGCGACATTGGTGCAGCCAAGTCACTGTGTTCTCCATTTGACCAGCCCGACCTCCCAGAAG GTACATTGTGCTTTGCCTCAGGGAAACCTGCCAAAAAGTGGACCTATTGGGGCCGTAGTTATTGA
- the LOC142539213 gene encoding DNA polymerase II subunit B4 translates to METEKEKEKETEREREKETEREREKVLFQVEELPKTIVRRLVKNKLSQLSADSEISVLRDSLQAFSESARIFIHYLSATANDICKESKRQIISAEDVFKALEEIEFTEFIAPLRASLEEFRHKNSGRKSGSSKAKDTNKKAKKNEQSSQNGDGSKQQEDHNNDDENNSD, encoded by the exons ATGGAGACGGAGAAGGAGAAGGAGAAGGAGAcggagagggagagggagaaGGAGAcggagagggagagggagaaGGTGCTTTTTCAAGTAGAGGAACTGCCGAAGACTATCGTGCGCCGTTTGGTGAAGAATAAACTATCACAGCTCTCCGCAGATTCCGAAATCTCAGTGCTTCGCGATTCTCTTCAAGCGTTCTCGGAAAGTGCTCGTATTTTTATCCACTACCTCTCTGCTAC TGCCAATGACATATGTAAGGAATCAAAGAGACAAATAATTAGTGCGGAAGATGTTTTCAAGGCACTAGAAGAGATAGAGTTCACTGAATTCATTGCCCCTCTCCGAGCTTCTCTTGAAG AGTTCCGCCATAAAAACAGTGGACGAAAATCCGGATCATCGAAGGCAAAGGATACTAACAAGAAGGCAAAAAAGAATGAGCAATCTTCGCAGAACGGAGATGGAAGCAAACAACAGGAAGACCACAACAATGACGATGAGAATAATTCAGATTGA